TCAAGATGCTTGGATTATATAGCAAGTAGCTTTTTTGAATCTGCAGATCATATAACTAATAACTAGAGGCTAGAGCAGAGGATTGTTGACACCTCGTGCTCAGCCTCAGTATTACTATgtccaaaatataaaaaaaattatgtatTGTGACATTGCATCTCATTGGCACTTCGGCCGCTCATTAGAAGCTTATGATTACTAGTGGCAAATACTAATATTACCAGTTCATGAAATAGGGTGAATATTACAGGAATAGATGCACAATAAATAAATGGAAACAGTCACATTTTCTCACCTTAGTACGACATGTTCAGGTGTTGCTGTCTCGTCAAATTTCTCTATTTTGCGGATCACTGTATTACTGCATGACAGTGTTTAAGAAGAATTTTGATGAGAGATAGATTTCAGGAGATTTATTTCCTAAAGATAGAAAAGGCGGAAGACAAACTGAAATTCGATTGAAGAGTACAGAAGAAATTCATACTAGTTTCATTGTTCAAAAGCAAGATTTCTTTTTGATGCAAAACAAGCCAATTGAAAAAAATACAGATTATCAAGTCGATTATATCTTCTTTATAAGAAAAGGATTATTAGTATCTCCTCCACATTTGTGAAGTCTCTTTCCAACGTAGTGAAGGGGAACTTTGATGGAGTAATTAGACCTCTTTCTGCAGCTACCAGCAGCTGATCCCAAAATTTCATTAACAATCTTATAGGTCAAATTATGCGCTTTCAGTCATAGAAGAACTCCAGTTCTTTTATCCAAATAATTCCAGCTCTTATCTTGGTATGAACTCAAGAAACCTATTATTTTTCCATAGCGTTTGAAGGGCAATCTTACTGACTTTGAATTCCAGGTACAGGTTGCCCAATTTATTTTTGAACAAGCTTGAAATTGCTGTTATAGTTTATGTTGCACGGACTAGAGTCTACTGCAcctgtgtcggatcctccaaaaatgctTTGATACACACCCGACGATATTTTCAGCGAGTCCGAGCAACATATTATAGTCACTTTGTTAGGAGAATCTGATATTAAAATGTCAATTCTACTCAATCATCAGAAATAGCGAGGCAGTTGAAAGAGGTAACAACAAAAGTCTCTGTCACTTGTAGATGCGAGGAGCAGAGGTGACACCATCATTACGCAGGATAGCTAAAGCGGGAGACACCATATTTCATAATAATAGGCAGGACAATTTGCAACACCTATTTCTAGAAAAGATTCGACAAGTACTATAAAACATCTGGAATTTCAGTAATGATGTAAGGTCTTTAAAGTTTAATCCGAGAAGAGGCTGTGGCCCTTGGTACAGCAACCAACTTGCTGGCTAAGAGAACAATGACAGGGTAATATTTTGGAAATCATAATATCAAAGTAATTGTGTAAAATCTCAATATAAATAATTTTCAAGTATAATCACAGGATCAAAGTGCAGAGAGGTCATCTGAATAATTTTCATGAAAGTAGGGAATATAGATGCAAAAAAAAACAACTTCAAGTGCGTGAAAAAAAGGTAACAGGTTTTGATAATTAGGTTGCCTTTGTTAAATATGTACTGAAAGTTGCAAATACTGCCAATTTAGTATACGTCAAAACATCAAATTTGGATGGTATACTTTGTGGATAGAATACAATACCTTCTCACTCCAGCTGGAACAGCACGATGCAGTATGCAATGTTGAGCAGGATCCAGGGCGTCGCTAACAGTATGAGGTATTGGTATTATTGATGCTAAAAGACCAGAAGACCTTGTACAATTTACAGTGGAAGTAAGGAGAAGATACAAGATAAGGAAATTGAATAAATCATCAACAGTGCAGCTTTATTTCGCAGTTGAGCAACAAAAAAAGATGAGGGCTAATCTATTACGAAATAGAAATGTGCATACTTATGTATCAAGAAATAATAAAGGAAGAGAAGTGATGGAGGTTAATAAAATGCACTTGGGAAATTGATATCTCACCTTTGATTTGGGGGTGAACTCAAAGAGAAAACATGAACAGAACCAGAAGAACTAGTTGCAAGAAGAATATCTGGAAGTTCTGCTGCTGGCGCGAACGACAAAGAAAAGATATTTGAAGTGTACGTCCCTCTCCTGAAGCTATATGACTGCCAAAGGAATTGAATTAACAATCAATCAAAAGGCACAATTCAAATGAAGTTGTGACACAGAAGCATCAATTACCTGACAATTGTAATGATACATAACATAACATATCGCAAGTGAAACAGTACTTTCCCACTAGTTAACGACCTGTTTTGTTTATAGGTAATGTATTAATTACCACCAATAGTTTTCCGTTCTCATTTTTCCCAAATAATGTACACACGCTATTTACTTCTTTGTATCAAACTCAAACTAGTTCTAGAATTTGTAAGCTGAGCTCGACAGTCATCAGTATACATACCAATGCAGAAGCTCTATGATGGCAGAGAAATACATCTCTCGAaacatatactccctccgtttcaatttatatgaacctATTTAACTGGGCAcagagttaaaaaaaaaaaaaaaagacttttgatcttgtggcgtaaaatgaggcacatatactTTGTGTGGCTACAAATCATTGCATAAAGATATATTGCTTCCAAATATGGAAATGGTACGGACTAAAAACGAAATAGGTttacataaattaaaacggagagAGTACTACTTAGTATCACATTTTGATACAATATGTTCTTAAGGGTTCACCTTAGTCGCGTCTGAAACAAGATGAACTCTGATCATGGTCCCTTGTTCAGACGCCGTTGCAATGTGAGTCCCGCCTGATGAAAGTGTCAAGACAGACAATGGCGCTCGATGAGCATCTATCTGCATTTTTATAACAGTAACCGAATAAGACAAACTCCTCCGTTTTGTAAAGTTAAAAAATGTTTGTAAACAGAGTTGGTTAAAGGATAGGAAAGCGCTAAACTATTAAAAAATTATGATATATAACATCTCAAACCCATTGATCTTATTATAGATAATTTCGCAAGATCAATACACATAACGGTAAGAAACACGACCTCACAGTGTAAACGGAGGTCGGAAACATTATAGACTAACAAAGATCCTTTGGTTGTACTTGCTGGAAGAGCCAAATATGAACCGTCCAAGCTGGGTGAAAATGCACAAAGTCCTAAAATTGGAAACAAGAACTCGTCGATAAGCAAATGTGCTAGGCCAACTGGAACTTTATAGCATCTACTTTCATTAAACAAAAACCTGAAAGTTATAAAGCAGTGAGAGCAGGTGCACTaaactcccgctatgcgcggaCTCCGGGGAAggaccggaccacaagggtctattgtacgcagtcttaccctgcatttctgcaagaggctgtttccacggctcaaacccgtgacctcctggtcacatgtcAACAACTTTACTAATTACGTCAAGACTTCCAGTTATAAAGCAGTGACttcttttattcttttcctttttggttgATCTTTTTATGCAGGATGGCGTAAGTCATTGCTCCAATGATTATAAGAGTGAAGTCACTAAAACTTGAAAAAAAGATTTTCCGGACAAACCTTTTGGATTCGGCACCGTATCAATAGTGTCTAATATCTTAAGACTGTTTATATCATAAATAAATGTCTTCTCCTGCAATATGACAATCAATCTGCAAATTCGAGGACATTGTTTGATAAAGAATCGGAACAAGGGAGAAATAACAAATTAGGGGTCTTTAATCAAAATTGATTAAAAGAATTGAATGCATTAACAATCAAGTCACAAAGAACAAATACGTTCATTCTGTTCTCATTCAGAATCAAGTGCATATTCCATagtacggggggggggggggggatcctAGCTGCCACAAGAAAAGATTATATGGAAGTCTGATAATTTAACAGGAAAATTTTGAACACTAGTATGATCTCAGACTAATCGATAGTAACCATTGTCAGTTCAATGAGAGAAAACCTGCTAAAGGTTGTGCTATGTTTAGTCTTTCTGCATCTCAAAATGAATTCTTATCGCTCGTTTAATTTGTTTATTAAGATAAAGCCATAGAGGTTTACGTAAGTATGCTCTTACTGCAGGTTATAAACTTAACATACATTGAATGCATAATGCCTATTCATGCAAAATGCAGACTGAGGCAATAACCAAAAAATGGCAAATCCAAAGAGCAAAGTAGCTGCCACAGAAGTGGAACAAGAAAGATAACAGTAGCCCATCTTGGTTATTTTTGTGTAGGATATTAATTATCATATCTAAGGGGACTATATATAGGG
The Nicotiana sylvestris chromosome 11, ASM39365v2, whole genome shotgun sequence DNA segment above includes these coding regions:
- the LOC104242950 gene encoding autophagy-related protein 18b is translated as MANQSSSYPILCASFNQDNSCFAIGTREGFKIFDCNTGRLLYERAAGAFIIVEMLFSSSLLAIVGAGEQPSLSPRRLCMFNTMTGVALEELNFLTSILAVRMNKKRLIVILQEKTFIYDINSLKILDTIDTVPNPKGLCAFSPSLDGSYLALPASTTKGSLLVYNVSDLRLHCEIDAHRAPLSVLTLSSGGTHIATASEQGTMIRVHLVSDATKSYSFRRGTYTSNIFSLSFAPAAELPDILLATSSSGSVHVFSLSSPPNQRSSGLLASIIPIPHTVSDALDPAQHCILHRAVPAGVRSNTVIRKIEKFDETATPEHVVLRATISMITYGGYFLEYVYNVNHQNKSSWTLEREFNLLTAETSSLS